One Ricinus communis isolate WT05 ecotype wild-type chromosome 1, ASM1957865v1, whole genome shotgun sequence DNA window includes the following coding sequences:
- the LOC8287211 gene encoding protein VAPYRIN-LIKE: protein MDRLVKADVKEIEISFKKGQKCTATFRLSNLMHTMSVAVSLATTSPSFFTFNQSFSIIPPLSTSSYTLILSQPSDQSPPFRTPPHVITVISAMLPTGKAHVDDLRRLFSRPGPHIFKDAAIPISLVGPHIADYIIARHAQFQSSNLCSYFNRAISGCTGSQLTTLLESAVMSGNADLVAKLVDLGGDLNRKDLKGHCLIILAVRAGNLDVVKVLISSGCLIDNLVDKVLHEAAAANRVDIMEVLCCTFKDLVDSNSTDLYGRTPIHVAATLGHVEAIKFCASIGVKVEAVDCDGCTPLHLAAEKGHLEAVECLLDCSCYLKYVVNKEGKTAFGVAIDNGNSDLFGLLRLGDVLHRAAGLDDVNGIKNCISEGVNVNDRDQNGWTPLHRAAFKGRIESVRTLLSYGAIVDPVDDDEYTPLHCAVETGHIQVAMLLMAHGAKANVKKCLKTDMTCSRNWSALLGKKCLCEEEDDRELCVKFSSCVL, encoded by the coding sequence ATGGATAGACTGGTGAAGGCAGATgtgaaagaaatagaaatttcaTTCAAGAAAGGCCAGAAGTGCACAGCAACGTTCAGGCTAAGCAATCTTATGCACACCATGTCAGTAGCGGTTTCTTTAGCTACGACAAGCCCCTCGTTTTTCACTTTTAACCAGTCTTTCTCCATAATCCCACCTCTCTCCACATCATCTTACACGCTAATCCTCTCTCAACCGTCTGATCAGTCACCACCTTTCCGCACTCCTCCTCATGTCATCACAGTCATATCCGCCATGCTCCCTACCGGAAAAGCCCACGTGGACGATCTCCGCCGTCTGTTCTCAAGACCCGGACCCCATATTTTTAAAGATGCCGCCATACCCATCTCCCTTGTGGGTCCCCATATAGCTGATTATATCATTGCCCGTCACGCCCAATTTCAAAGTTCCAATCTTTGTTCTTATTTTAACAGAGCTATCTCTGGCTGTACGGGGTCCCAGCTTACAACACTTCTCGAGTCTGCTGTAATGTCCGGTAATGCTGATTTGGTTGCTAAATTGGTCGACTTAGGTGGAGATTTGAATCGCAAGGATTTAAAGGGGCATTGTTTGATAATTCTAGCTGTTAGAGCTGGGAACTTGGATGTTGTTAAGGTTCTAATTTCATCTGGttgtttaattgataatttagtAGATAAAGTATTGCATGAAGCAGCAGCTGCAAATAGGGTAGATATAATGGAGGTCTTGTGTTGTACTTTTAAAGATCTCGTTGATTCTAATTCGACTGATTTATATGGGAGAACGCCAATTCATGTTGCTGCTACTCTTGGTCATGTGGAAGCGATTAAATTTTGTGCTTCAATTGGAGTGAAAGTTGAAGCTGTTGATTGTGATGGGTGTACTCCACTTCATTTAGCTGCAGAGAAAGGGCACTTAGAAGCTGTTGAGTGTTTATTAGATTGTTCGTGTTATCTAAAATATGTTGTTaataaagaaggaaagacAGCTTTTGGTGTTGCAATTGACAATGGGAATTCTGATTTATTTGGTCTGCTACGACTTGGTGATGTCCTGCACAGAGCAGCTGGATTAGACGATGTTAATGGAATCAAGAACTGTATTTCAGAAGGAGTAAATGTGAATGACAGAGATCAAAATGGATGGACTCCTTTGCATAGAGCTGCATTTAAAGGTCGAATTGAGAGTGTGAGAACATTGCTTAGTTATGGAGCTATAGTTGATCcggttgatgatgatgagtaTACTCCACTTCACTGTGCAGTTGAAACTGGGCATATTCAAGTTGCTATGCTGTTGATGGCTCATGGTGCTAAAGCTAATGTAAAGAAGTGTCTGAAGACTGACATGACTTGCAGTAGGAACTGGTCTGCTCTTTTAGGGAAAAAGTGTTTatgtgaagaagaagatgatagaGAGCTGTGTGTTAAATTTTCTTCTTGTGTTTTGTAA
- the LOC8287210 gene encoding histone H2AX: MSSTATNTPKGGRGKSKAKAVSRSSKAGLQFPVGRVARFLKKGRYAQRVGSGSPVYLSAVLEYLAAEVLELAGNAARDNKKNRIIPRHIQLAVRNDEELSKLLGAVTIASGGVLPNIHQNLLPKKSAKGGKGEIGSVSQEF; the protein is encoded by the exons atgaGTTCTACGGCAACTAATACACCAAAGGGAGGCCGAGGCAAGTCCAAGGCCAAAGCAGTGTCAAGATCATCGAAGGCGGGTCTCCAGTTCCCAGTTGGTCGGGTCGCTCGGTTTCTCAAGAAAGGAAGATATGCTCAGAGAGTCGGGTCTGGATCCCCTGTGTACCTCTCTGCTGTTCTTGAGTACCTTGCTGCTGAg gtATTGGAGCTTGCTGGGAATGCAGCAAGAGATAACAAGAAGAATAGAATAATACCAAGACATATTCAGCTTGCAGTTAGAAATGATGAGGAATTGAGTAAGCTGTTAGGTGCCGTGACTATTGCTAGTGGTGGAGTTTTGCCTAATATTCATCAGAATTTGTTGCCTAAGAAGTCTGCGAAAGGCGGCAAGGGTGAAATTGGGTCTGTTTCTCAGGAGTTTTAG
- the LOC8272069 gene encoding histone H2AX has protein sequence MSSGGATKGGRGKPKSSKSVSRSQKAGLQFPVGRIARFLKAGKYADRVGAGAPVYLSAVLEYLAAEVLELAGNAARDNKKNRIVPRHIQLAVRNDEELSKLLGTVTIANGGVLPNIHQNLLPKKAKGKGDVIGSASQEF, from the exons ATGAGTTCGGGAGGGGCAACAAAGGGTGGCAGAGGCAAACCCAAGTCTTCAAAATCGGTGTCCAGATCTCAGAAGGCTGGTCTTCAGTTCCCTGTTGGCCGTATCGCCCGTTTTCTCAAAGCCGGAAAGTACGCTGATCGTGTTGGTGCCGGCGCTCCTGTCTATCTTTCGGCCGTCCTCGAGTATCTTGCTGCTGAG GTCCTTGAACTTGCTGGCAATGCTGCAAGGGACAACAAGAAGAACCGCATTGTTCCTAGGCACATTCAGCTTGCTGTGAGGAATGATGAGGAGCTCAGCAAGCTCTTGGGAACTGTTACTATTGCAAATGGTGGTGTTTTGCCTAACATTCATCAGAATCTATTGCCTAAGAAGGCGAAAGGCAAGGGCGACGTTATTGGTTCTGCATCCCAGGAATTCTAG